In Gossypium hirsutum isolate 1008001.06 chromosome D06, Gossypium_hirsutum_v2.1, whole genome shotgun sequence, one genomic interval encodes:
- the LOC107922868 gene encoding peroxisome biogenesis protein 2 isoform X1, with protein sequence MISFRSNPSTAPPPREDAWITSYQKLLPHWHSVSLSHQHSTLPISISRVNQFDAARLDIEMSAMLKEQLVKVFSLMKPGMLFQYEPELDAFLEFLIWRFSIWVDKPTPGIALMNLRYRDERAVEIRENVRTGLEGPGLTVAQKMWYCIAAVGGQYIWARLQSFSAFRRWGDSEQRPLARRVWGLMQRIEGLYKAASFGNLLLFLYTGRYRNLIERALRARLVYESPNMNRAVSFEYMNRQLVWNEFSEMLLLLLPLLNSSTVKSVLHPFSKNKSSSSTEDDSTCPICRASPTTPYLALPCQHRYCYYCLRTRCAAAPSFRCSRCSEPVVAMQRHGSIVEHKTHNQ encoded by the exons atgaTTAGTTTTAGAAGCAATCCATCAACAGCACCACCGCCACGAGAAGATGCATGGATTACTTCTTATCAAAAGCTACTTCCTCACTGGCACTCTGTTTCTCTTTCTCATCAG CATTCGACGCTACCGATATCAATATCTAGGGTTAATCAGTTTGATGCTGCCAGATTGGATATTGAGATGTCAGCTATGTTGAAAGAACAGTTGGTTAAAGTTTTCTCCTTGATGAAG CCAGGAATGTTATTTCAATATGAACCCGAACTCGATGCTTTCCTTGAGTTTCTCATTTGGAGGTTCTCAATTTGGGTAGATAAACCGACTCCAGGAATTGCTCTTATGAATTTGAGGTACCGAGATGAACGTGCCgtggaaataagagaaaatg TAAGAACGGGTTTGGAAGGGCCTGGGCTAACTGTTGCTCAGAAGATGTGGTATTGCATTGCCGCAGTTGGTGGTCAGTACATTTGGGCTCGTTTACAGTCATTCTCTGCTTTTCGTCGATGGGGTGATTCTGAACAG AGGCCATTGGCACGGCGAGTTTGGGGTTTGATGCAACGTATTGAAGGGCTTTATAAGGCTGCGTCATTTGGCAACCTACTCTTATTTCTTTACACAGGAAG GTATAGGAACCTCATTGAAAGAGCGTTAAGAGCTAGGCTTGTCTATGAAAGCCCTAACATGAATCGAGCAGTTAGCTTTGAGTACATGAATCGCCAGTTAGTGTGGAATGAGTTCTCG GAAATGCTGTTGCTGCTTCTCCCTCTTCTAAACTCTTCAACGGTTAAAAGCGTTCTTCACCCGTTCTCGAAGAACAAATCTTCAAGTTCTACAGAGGACGATTCGACTTGTCCCATTTGCCGGGCAAGTCCGACAACTCCGTATCTTGCTCTCCCATGTCAGCACAG GTATTGCTACTACTGCCTACGAACACGATGTGCGGCAGCTCCATCGTTCCGGTGTTCCCGGTGCAGTGAGCCTGTTGTGGCAATGCAACGGCATGGCAGCATAGTTGAACATAAAACTCATAATCAGTAA
- the LOC107922868 gene encoding peroxisome biogenesis protein 2 isoform X2 — protein MSAMLKEQLVKVFSLMKPGMLFQYEPELDAFLEFLIWRFSIWVDKPTPGIALMNLRYRDERAVEIRENVRTGLEGPGLTVAQKMWYCIAAVGGQYIWARLQSFSAFRRWGDSEQRPLARRVWGLMQRIEGLYKAASFGNLLLFLYTGRYRNLIERALRARLVYESPNMNRAVSFEYMNRQLVWNEFSEMLLLLLPLLNSSTVKSVLHPFSKNKSSSSTEDDSTCPICRASPTTPYLALPCQHRYCYYCLRTRCAAAPSFRCSRCSEPVVAMQRHGSIVEHKTHNQ, from the exons ATGTCAGCTATGTTGAAAGAACAGTTGGTTAAAGTTTTCTCCTTGATGAAG CCAGGAATGTTATTTCAATATGAACCCGAACTCGATGCTTTCCTTGAGTTTCTCATTTGGAGGTTCTCAATTTGGGTAGATAAACCGACTCCAGGAATTGCTCTTATGAATTTGAGGTACCGAGATGAACGTGCCgtggaaataagagaaaatg TAAGAACGGGTTTGGAAGGGCCTGGGCTAACTGTTGCTCAGAAGATGTGGTATTGCATTGCCGCAGTTGGTGGTCAGTACATTTGGGCTCGTTTACAGTCATTCTCTGCTTTTCGTCGATGGGGTGATTCTGAACAG AGGCCATTGGCACGGCGAGTTTGGGGTTTGATGCAACGTATTGAAGGGCTTTATAAGGCTGCGTCATTTGGCAACCTACTCTTATTTCTTTACACAGGAAG GTATAGGAACCTCATTGAAAGAGCGTTAAGAGCTAGGCTTGTCTATGAAAGCCCTAACATGAATCGAGCAGTTAGCTTTGAGTACATGAATCGCCAGTTAGTGTGGAATGAGTTCTCG GAAATGCTGTTGCTGCTTCTCCCTCTTCTAAACTCTTCAACGGTTAAAAGCGTTCTTCACCCGTTCTCGAAGAACAAATCTTCAAGTTCTACAGAGGACGATTCGACTTGTCCCATTTGCCGGGCAAGTCCGACAACTCCGTATCTTGCTCTCCCATGTCAGCACAG GTATTGCTACTACTGCCTACGAACACGATGTGCGGCAGCTCCATCGTTCCGGTGTTCCCGGTGCAGTGAGCCTGTTGTGGCAATGCAACGGCATGGCAGCATAGTTGAACATAAAACTCATAATCAGTAA
- the LOC107924373 gene encoding regulator of nonsense transcripts UPF3 isoform X3: protein MKEPLRKTKVVIRHLPPSVTEPFIISQIDDRFSDRYNWFSFRLGKSSHKQQSYSRAYINFNRPEDVFEFAEFFDGHIFVNEKGTQFKAVVEYAPSQRVPKSSSKKDGREGTIFKDPDYLEFLKLIAKPVENLPSAEIQLERKEAELSGAPKEAPVVTPLMEFVRQKRAAKSGTQGSITIRKVGRKISAVSTGKPGSSGKGSEKKKYIQKDSAKGGKKSNYFVASKQEDQLVTSVAKEMRENGTVCGIDGPVTGITFSADSGKKKILLLKPKDREAPNVPEGASEQQGASSPVVNSPGSSASRQGQRRKAGGKLIRSILLRNEAGQNQSSAAVQPQQKTQSPDTVKRPPQPTNTRSGSGSEKHEKRTRNKDRPDRGVWAPLHRSDVSQSSEERLIQSVQASRSMEVMQVPIDNLAGALQPMDLSYQVRSSLQKEEVLLAPEPMRNKFGFRNHPLVLRESILNRVLHCDPFDPISRFLSSAMLQ from the exons ATGAAGGAGCCATTGCGTAAAACGAAAGTGGTGATAAGGCATCTACCACCGTCCGTCACCGAACCCTTTATTATTTCTCAAATCGACGATCGTTTCTCCGATCGTTATAATTGGTTCTCTTTCCGTCTCGGCAAGTCCAG CCATAAGCAACAGAGTTACTCCCGAGCCTACATCAACTTCAATAGGCCTGAAGATGTCTTTGAGTTTGCTGAGTTCTTTGATGGGCATATATTTGTTAATGAGAAGG GTACTCAATTTAAGGCCGTTGTTGAATATGCTCCTTCACAGCGTGTACCAAAGTCCAGCTCTAAAAAGGATGGTCGTGAAGGGACCATTTTCAAAG ATCCTGATTATCTGGAATTTCTCAAATTGATTGCAAAACCTGTTGAGAATCTTCCCAGTGCTGAGATTCAGTTGGAGAGAAAAGAAGCAGAACTATCTG GTGCTCCAAAAGAAGCTCCTGTTGTTACACCACTAATGGAATTTGTGCGTCAGAAACGAGCTGCCAAGAGTGGAACTCAG GGGTCAATCACTATAAGAAAGGTTGGCAGAAAAATATCCGCTGTGTCTACAGGCAAGCCTGGATCAAGTGGCAAGGGCTCTGAGAAGAAAAAG TATATTCAAAAAGACAGTGCAAAAGGTGGTAAAAAATCCAATTATTTTGTAGCATCCAAGCAAGAGGATCAATTAGTGACTTCTGTCGCGAAAGAAATGAGAGAGAATGGAACTG TCTGTGGCATTGATGGTCCTGTAACTGGAATTACTTTTTCTGCTGATTCTGGGAAGAAAAAGATCCTTCTCCTAAAACCAAAAGATCGAGAGGCACCTAAT GTGCCAGAGGGTGCATCTGAACAGCAGGGTGCATCATCTCCTGTAGTAAATTCACCTGGTTCATCTGCTTCAAGACAGGGTCAAAGACGCAAGGCTGGTGGAAAGTTAATAAGGAGCATACTTTTGAGAAATGAAGCGGGCCAAAATCAATCTTCAGCGGCAGTCCAGCCTCAGCAGAAAACTCAAAGTCCGGACACTGTCAAAAGACCTCCCCAGCCAACTAATACACGATCGG GTTCTGGAAGTGAGAAGCATGAAAAACGTACAAGAAATAAGGATAGACCTGATCGTGGTGTATGGGCCCCTCTTCATCGTTCTGATGTTTCACAATCCAGCGAGGAGCGTTTGATACAATCAGTGCAGGCCTCTCGATCCATGGAAG TCATGCAGGTTCCAATCGACAATTTGGCCGGGGCCCTGCAGCCGATGGATCTGTCGTATCAAGTGAGGTCAAGCCTTCAAAAAGAGGAGGTGCTACTAGCTCCGGAGCCCATGAG AAACAAGTTTGGGTTCAGAAATCATCCTCTGGTTCTTAGAGAATCTATCTTAAACCG GGTTTTGCATTGTGACCCTTTTGACCCAATTTCGAGGTTCTTATCTTCCGCCATGCTGCAATGA
- the LOC107924373 gene encoding regulator of nonsense transcripts UPF3 isoform X1 — protein MKEPLRKTKVVIRHLPPSVTEPFIISQIDDRFSDRYNWFSFRLGKSSHKQQSYSRAYINFNRPEDVFEFAEFFDGHIFVNEKGTQFKAVVEYAPSQRVPKSSSKKDGREGTIFKDPDYLEFLKLIAKPVENLPSAEIQLERKEAELSGAPKEAPVVTPLMEFVRQKRAAKSGTQGSITIRKVGRKISAVSTGKPGSSGKGSEKKKYIQKDSAKGGKKSNYFVASKQEDQLVTSVAKEMRENGTVCGIDGPVTGITFSADSGKKKILLLKPKDREAPNVPEGASEQQGASSPVVNSPGSSASRQGQRRKAGGKLIRSILLRNEAGQNQSSAAVQPQQKTQSPDTVKRPPQPTNTRSGMNGHVPNEMPALKSDGDTKRVSDDKFIKKGLHGSGSGSEKHEKRTRNKDRPDRGVWAPLHRSDVSQSSEERLIQSVQASRSMEVMQVPIDNLAGALQPMDLSYQVRSSLQKEEVLLAPEPMRNKFGFRNHPLVLRESILNRVLHCDPFDPISRFLSSAMLQ, from the exons ATGAAGGAGCCATTGCGTAAAACGAAAGTGGTGATAAGGCATCTACCACCGTCCGTCACCGAACCCTTTATTATTTCTCAAATCGACGATCGTTTCTCCGATCGTTATAATTGGTTCTCTTTCCGTCTCGGCAAGTCCAG CCATAAGCAACAGAGTTACTCCCGAGCCTACATCAACTTCAATAGGCCTGAAGATGTCTTTGAGTTTGCTGAGTTCTTTGATGGGCATATATTTGTTAATGAGAAGG GTACTCAATTTAAGGCCGTTGTTGAATATGCTCCTTCACAGCGTGTACCAAAGTCCAGCTCTAAAAAGGATGGTCGTGAAGGGACCATTTTCAAAG ATCCTGATTATCTGGAATTTCTCAAATTGATTGCAAAACCTGTTGAGAATCTTCCCAGTGCTGAGATTCAGTTGGAGAGAAAAGAAGCAGAACTATCTG GTGCTCCAAAAGAAGCTCCTGTTGTTACACCACTAATGGAATTTGTGCGTCAGAAACGAGCTGCCAAGAGTGGAACTCAG GGGTCAATCACTATAAGAAAGGTTGGCAGAAAAATATCCGCTGTGTCTACAGGCAAGCCTGGATCAAGTGGCAAGGGCTCTGAGAAGAAAAAG TATATTCAAAAAGACAGTGCAAAAGGTGGTAAAAAATCCAATTATTTTGTAGCATCCAAGCAAGAGGATCAATTAGTGACTTCTGTCGCGAAAGAAATGAGAGAGAATGGAACTG TCTGTGGCATTGATGGTCCTGTAACTGGAATTACTTTTTCTGCTGATTCTGGGAAGAAAAAGATCCTTCTCCTAAAACCAAAAGATCGAGAGGCACCTAAT GTGCCAGAGGGTGCATCTGAACAGCAGGGTGCATCATCTCCTGTAGTAAATTCACCTGGTTCATCTGCTTCAAGACAGGGTCAAAGACGCAAGGCTGGTGGAAAGTTAATAAGGAGCATACTTTTGAGAAATGAAGCGGGCCAAAATCAATCTTCAGCGGCAGTCCAGCCTCAGCAGAAAACTCAAAGTCCGGACACTGTCAAAAGACCTCCCCAGCCAACTAATACACGATCGGGTATGAATGGTCATGTCCCTAATGAAATGCCTGCATTGAAATCTGATGGTGATACAAAAAGAGTTTCAGATGATAAGTTCATCAAAAAGGGACTGCATGGTTCAGGTTCTGGAAGTGAGAAGCATGAAAAACGTACAAGAAATAAGGATAGACCTGATCGTGGTGTATGGGCCCCTCTTCATCGTTCTGATGTTTCACAATCCAGCGAGGAGCGTTTGATACAATCAGTGCAGGCCTCTCGATCCATGGAAG TCATGCAGGTTCCAATCGACAATTTGGCCGGGGCCCTGCAGCCGATGGATCTGTCGTATCAAGTGAGGTCAAGCCTTCAAAAAGAGGAGGTGCTACTAGCTCCGGAGCCCATGAG AAACAAGTTTGGGTTCAGAAATCATCCTCTGGTTCTTAGAGAATCTATCTTAAACCG GGTTTTGCATTGTGACCCTTTTGACCCAATTTCGAGGTTCTTATCTTCCGCCATGCTGCAATGA
- the LOC107924373 gene encoding regulator of nonsense transcripts UPF3 isoform X4: MKEPLRKTKVVIRHLPPSVTEPFIISQIDDRFSDRYNWFSFRLGKSSHKQQSYSRAYINFNRPEDVFEFAEFFDGHIFVNEKGTQFKAVVEYAPSQRVPKSSSKKDGREGTIFKDPDYLEFLKLIAKPVENLPSAEIQLERKEAELSGAPKEAPVVTPLMEFVRQKRAAKSGTQGSITIRKVGRKISAVSTGKPGSSGKGSEKKKYIQKDSAKGGKKSNYFVASKQEDQLVTSVAKEMRENGTVCGIDGPVTGITFSADSGKKKILLLKPKDREAPNVPEGASEQQGASSPVVNSPGSSASRQGQRRKAGGKLIRSILLRNEAGQNQSSAAVQPQQKTQSPDTVKRPPQPTNTRSGSGSEKHEKRTRNKDRPDRGVWAPLHRSDVSQSSEERLIQSVQASRSMEGSNRQFGRGPAADGSVVSSEVKPSKRGGATSSGAHEKQVWVQKSSSGS; encoded by the exons ATGAAGGAGCCATTGCGTAAAACGAAAGTGGTGATAAGGCATCTACCACCGTCCGTCACCGAACCCTTTATTATTTCTCAAATCGACGATCGTTTCTCCGATCGTTATAATTGGTTCTCTTTCCGTCTCGGCAAGTCCAG CCATAAGCAACAGAGTTACTCCCGAGCCTACATCAACTTCAATAGGCCTGAAGATGTCTTTGAGTTTGCTGAGTTCTTTGATGGGCATATATTTGTTAATGAGAAGG GTACTCAATTTAAGGCCGTTGTTGAATATGCTCCTTCACAGCGTGTACCAAAGTCCAGCTCTAAAAAGGATGGTCGTGAAGGGACCATTTTCAAAG ATCCTGATTATCTGGAATTTCTCAAATTGATTGCAAAACCTGTTGAGAATCTTCCCAGTGCTGAGATTCAGTTGGAGAGAAAAGAAGCAGAACTATCTG GTGCTCCAAAAGAAGCTCCTGTTGTTACACCACTAATGGAATTTGTGCGTCAGAAACGAGCTGCCAAGAGTGGAACTCAG GGGTCAATCACTATAAGAAAGGTTGGCAGAAAAATATCCGCTGTGTCTACAGGCAAGCCTGGATCAAGTGGCAAGGGCTCTGAGAAGAAAAAG TATATTCAAAAAGACAGTGCAAAAGGTGGTAAAAAATCCAATTATTTTGTAGCATCCAAGCAAGAGGATCAATTAGTGACTTCTGTCGCGAAAGAAATGAGAGAGAATGGAACTG TCTGTGGCATTGATGGTCCTGTAACTGGAATTACTTTTTCTGCTGATTCTGGGAAGAAAAAGATCCTTCTCCTAAAACCAAAAGATCGAGAGGCACCTAAT GTGCCAGAGGGTGCATCTGAACAGCAGGGTGCATCATCTCCTGTAGTAAATTCACCTGGTTCATCTGCTTCAAGACAGGGTCAAAGACGCAAGGCTGGTGGAAAGTTAATAAGGAGCATACTTTTGAGAAATGAAGCGGGCCAAAATCAATCTTCAGCGGCAGTCCAGCCTCAGCAGAAAACTCAAAGTCCGGACACTGTCAAAAGACCTCCCCAGCCAACTAATACACGATCGG GTTCTGGAAGTGAGAAGCATGAAAAACGTACAAGAAATAAGGATAGACCTGATCGTGGTGTATGGGCCCCTCTTCATCGTTCTGATGTTTCACAATCCAGCGAGGAGCGTTTGATACAATCAGTGCAGGCCTCTCGATCCATGGAAG GTTCCAATCGACAATTTGGCCGGGGCCCTGCAGCCGATGGATCTGTCGTATCAAGTGAGGTCAAGCCTTCAAAAAGAGGAGGTGCTACTAGCTCCGGAGCCCATGAG AAACAAGTTTGGGTTCAGAAATCATCCTCTGGTTCTTAG
- the LOC107924373 gene encoding regulator of nonsense transcripts UPF3 isoform X2, translating to MKEPLRKTKVVIRHLPPSVTEPFIISQIDDRFSDRYNWFSFRLGKSSHKQQSYSRAYINFNRPEDVFEFAEFFDGHIFVNEKGTQFKAVVEYAPSQRVPKSSSKKDGREGTIFKDPDYLEFLKLIAKPVENLPSAEIQLERKEAELSGAPKEAPVVTPLMEFVRQKRAAKSGTQGSITIRKVGRKISAVSTGKPGSSGKGSEKKKYIQKDSAKGGKKSNYFVASKQEDQLVTSVAKEMRENGTVCGIDGPVTGITFSADSGKKKILLLKPKDREAPNVPEGASEQQGASSPVVNSPGSSASRQGQRRKAGGKLIRSILLRNEAGQNQSSAAVQPQQKTQSPDTVKRPPQPTNTRSGMNGHVPNEMPALKSDGDTKRVSDDKFIKKGLHGSGSGSEKHEKRTRNKDRPDRGVWAPLHRSDVSQSSEERLIQSVQASRSMEGSNRQFGRGPAADGSVVSSEVKPSKRGGATSSGAHEKQVWVQKSSSGS from the exons ATGAAGGAGCCATTGCGTAAAACGAAAGTGGTGATAAGGCATCTACCACCGTCCGTCACCGAACCCTTTATTATTTCTCAAATCGACGATCGTTTCTCCGATCGTTATAATTGGTTCTCTTTCCGTCTCGGCAAGTCCAG CCATAAGCAACAGAGTTACTCCCGAGCCTACATCAACTTCAATAGGCCTGAAGATGTCTTTGAGTTTGCTGAGTTCTTTGATGGGCATATATTTGTTAATGAGAAGG GTACTCAATTTAAGGCCGTTGTTGAATATGCTCCTTCACAGCGTGTACCAAAGTCCAGCTCTAAAAAGGATGGTCGTGAAGGGACCATTTTCAAAG ATCCTGATTATCTGGAATTTCTCAAATTGATTGCAAAACCTGTTGAGAATCTTCCCAGTGCTGAGATTCAGTTGGAGAGAAAAGAAGCAGAACTATCTG GTGCTCCAAAAGAAGCTCCTGTTGTTACACCACTAATGGAATTTGTGCGTCAGAAACGAGCTGCCAAGAGTGGAACTCAG GGGTCAATCACTATAAGAAAGGTTGGCAGAAAAATATCCGCTGTGTCTACAGGCAAGCCTGGATCAAGTGGCAAGGGCTCTGAGAAGAAAAAG TATATTCAAAAAGACAGTGCAAAAGGTGGTAAAAAATCCAATTATTTTGTAGCATCCAAGCAAGAGGATCAATTAGTGACTTCTGTCGCGAAAGAAATGAGAGAGAATGGAACTG TCTGTGGCATTGATGGTCCTGTAACTGGAATTACTTTTTCTGCTGATTCTGGGAAGAAAAAGATCCTTCTCCTAAAACCAAAAGATCGAGAGGCACCTAAT GTGCCAGAGGGTGCATCTGAACAGCAGGGTGCATCATCTCCTGTAGTAAATTCACCTGGTTCATCTGCTTCAAGACAGGGTCAAAGACGCAAGGCTGGTGGAAAGTTAATAAGGAGCATACTTTTGAGAAATGAAGCGGGCCAAAATCAATCTTCAGCGGCAGTCCAGCCTCAGCAGAAAACTCAAAGTCCGGACACTGTCAAAAGACCTCCCCAGCCAACTAATACACGATCGGGTATGAATGGTCATGTCCCTAATGAAATGCCTGCATTGAAATCTGATGGTGATACAAAAAGAGTTTCAGATGATAAGTTCATCAAAAAGGGACTGCATGGTTCAGGTTCTGGAAGTGAGAAGCATGAAAAACGTACAAGAAATAAGGATAGACCTGATCGTGGTGTATGGGCCCCTCTTCATCGTTCTGATGTTTCACAATCCAGCGAGGAGCGTTTGATACAATCAGTGCAGGCCTCTCGATCCATGGAAG GTTCCAATCGACAATTTGGCCGGGGCCCTGCAGCCGATGGATCTGTCGTATCAAGTGAGGTCAAGCCTTCAAAAAGAGGAGGTGCTACTAGCTCCGGAGCCCATGAG AAACAAGTTTGGGTTCAGAAATCATCCTCTGGTTCTTAG